In Primulina huaijiensis isolate GDHJ02 chromosome 6, ASM1229523v2, whole genome shotgun sequence, a single window of DNA contains:
- the LOC140979111 gene encoding protein LATERAL ROOT PRIMORDIUM 1-like, with translation MWSRRSSAVGRGKKNPPSLQWQQLLAFDLYQSSLRESAVVATSRRLQPSDSGAFAEWVASSSSAVGDLSLGFNAGPASAAVGSSAINSSGSLWASTNAASAGRYINSGIPPELFFVAPASSFHNQHHREAAGGATINFDSNTLTSSNSAGVGVGVIPLLAATPRLAPRTTFAADETTLRTSCNRGGGGIQLLHQQQGHNPSSHMKKPMNFDHTKMLQSGSSCGGNIGGPSLFGATSCQDCGNQAKKDCTYRRCRSCCKSRGYDCTTHVKSTWVPAVCRRERKLTAXISLPLWNNMNPTSYIFYIDASFKGPLPGQVRAPAVFKCVRVTALDDGEDEFAYQAVVRIGGHVFKGFLYDQGREYGFSNISELHSGGGTGGDSGGRNGASILDPSDVVASTGRGLLGGTSYGNTIN, from the exons ATGTGGAGCAGAAGAAGCTCAGCAGTAGGCAGAGGGAAGAAGAATCCGCCGTCCCTTCAGTGGCAGCAATTGCTGGCTTTTGATCTGTATCAGTCTTCCTTG AGAGAATCTGCAGTTGTGGCTACTAGCAGGAGGCTGCAGCCTTCGGATTCCGGCGCTTTTGCAGAGTGGGTGGCTTCATCTTCCTCCGCCGTGGGGGACCTCTCGTTGGGCTTCAATGCAGGCCCCGCCTCTGCTGCTGTTGGCTCCAGCGCCATCAATAGCAGCGGTAGTCTGTGGGCATCCACCAACGCCGCCTCAGCCGGGAGATATATCAACAGCGGGATTCCCCCTGAACTCTTCTTCGTTGCGCCTGCCTCGTCGTTTCACAACCAGCACCACCGGGAGGCTGCTGGCGGGGCCACCATCAACTTCGACTCTAACACCCTCACTTCCTCCAACTCCGCTGGTGTTGGGGTTGGAGTGATCCCTCTTCTCGCAGCCACCCCTCGTCTAGCACCACGGACTACCTTCGCAGCTGATGAAACCACGCTACGCACCTCGTGCAACCGCGGCGGCGGCGGGATTCAGCTGTTGCATCAACAACAGGGACATAATCCTTCTTCCCACATGAAGAAACCCATGAATTTTGATCACACGAAGATGCTTCAAAGTGGAAGCAGTTGCGGTGGAAATATCGGAGGGCCTTCTTTATTTGGAGCCACTTCCTGTCAAGACTGTGGAAACCAAGCCAAGAAAGATTGCACCTACCGGAGATGTAGGTCTTGTTGTAAAAGTAGAGGTTACGATTGCACCACGCATGTAAAGAGCACTTGGGTTCCGGCGGTGTGCCGCCGCGAGCGGAAACTCACGGCCANTATT TCTTTACCTTTGTGGAATAACATGAATCCCACATCTTATATATTCTATATAGATGCAAGTTTCAAAGGCCCGTTGCCTGGCCAAGTGCGAGCCCCGGCGGTGTTCAAGTGCGTGAGAGTGACTGCACTTGACGACGGGGAAGATGAGTTTGCATATCAGGCTGTTGTAAGAATTGGCGGCCATGTTTTTAAAGGTTTTCTATATGATCAGGGAAGAGAATATGGTTTCTCCAACATCTCGGAGCTCCATTCGGGTGGCGGCACTGGTGGTGACAGCGGCGGAAGAAACGGGGCTTCAATTCTTGATCCATCTGATGTAGTTGCTTCCACTGGTAGAGGGTTGCTTGGGGGAACAAGTTATGGTAACACCATAAATTGA